A stretch of Brachyspira suanatina DNA encodes these proteins:
- a CDS encoding tetratricopeptide repeat protein — translation MLDNKKNYTIEEIKELINKKINNEELEYDDVLYYKEAQEILNNHLKNDPNNKELLFLLALVQYEDSYFNNKYKKLRITLKKLLNLNYKKDKVLYYLAASYYYDRYYYDNNKKIQKEIIELLENTIELNNKDSEYWYLLGTVHFFVIKDYDKAIEFHKKAAEINYTETICNNKEYYYYRLGQINLYLGKSQEAIENFKKAIEDSIDCFNDFYKASDYWHYLGLSYEKNGQYDEALKSYKMALDIDVRSELDDYFYDCLKALKSLYDLYKKLGKNDDALYALKDSIEKDISAPFMIITFGDKDFKGSETYNDIVQAYTDIIDGSWHYCQSNACREELADLYRRYGEYDKAIELYNQISIENYKNIAETYIKAKNYKKAIDTYKIIIKMYPDNELNYYIDIARTYEEAENYNEAIDYYNKAIEIDSENSDYYINIAEIYKKLENYEEAVNYYNKAIEILNEPCEYHEKLAECYESLEKYNNSIEAYKEYLKIDYKPFLYDIYTNGSSKLDTLKKIASLYDKLNDIENRNLYYEKAIKKCRKLIKKDKRNKKRYLKEIAYIYIKIGNKEKAFEIYNDLIKNYNKKISRNKNNYGLFEKQANLYLKIDDKESTLETYNKAIEVCLKNIKSFENKKISISDNDDKNKISSYMEGLSYLAFFYQKVSKPENCINIYEKLIKIYEENITDDEESTFYLESIAELYIKLNQKDNALKTYKRILEIDKDNNEAKEKIKDIESGKEVETADIFELWNRKYKQ, via the coding sequence ATGCTAGATAATAAAAAAAATTACACAATAGAAGAAATAAAAGAATTAATAAATAAAAAAATAAATAATGAAGAACTTGAATATGATGATGTACTTTACTATAAAGAAGCTCAAGAAATATTAAATAATCATTTAAAAAATGATCCTAATAATAAAGAATTATTATTTTTATTAGCTCTGGTGCAGTATGAGGATTCATATTTTAATAATAAATATAAAAAATTAAGAATAACATTAAAAAAACTTTTAAATCTTAATTATAAAAAAGATAAAGTATTATACTATTTAGCAGCATCATATTATTATGACAGATATTATTATGATAATAATAAAAAAATACAAAAAGAAATTATTGAATTATTAGAAAATACTATTGAATTAAATAATAAAGATTCTGAATATTGGTATTTACTTGGAACAGTACATTTCTTTGTTATAAAAGATTATGATAAAGCTATAGAGTTTCATAAAAAAGCAGCTGAAATAAATTATACAGAAACAATTTGTAACAATAAAGAATATTATTATTATAGATTAGGACAAATAAATTTATATTTAGGAAAAAGCCAAGAGGCTATAGAAAATTTTAAAAAAGCTATAGAAGATTCGATAGATTGTTTTAATGATTTTTATAAAGCATCTGATTATTGGCATTATTTAGGCTTAAGCTATGAAAAAAACGGACAGTATGATGAAGCTTTGAAAAGTTATAAAATGGCATTAGATATAGATGTAAGAAGCGAGTTAGATGATTATTTTTATGATTGTTTAAAGGCATTAAAATCATTGTATGATTTATATAAAAAACTCGGTAAAAATGATGATGCTTTGTACGCCTTGAAAGACAGTATAGAAAAAGATATATCAGCACCATTTATGATTATAACTTTTGGTGATAAGGATTTTAAAGGAAGCGAAACTTATAATGATATAGTTCAGGCATACACTGATATTATAGATGGTAGTTGGCATTATTGTCAGTCAAATGCATGCCGTGAAGAGCTTGCAGATCTTTATAGAAGATATGGAGAATATGATAAAGCTATAGAATTATATAATCAAATATCTATAGAAAATTATAAAAATATAGCTGAAACATATATAAAAGCAAAAAATTATAAAAAGGCAATAGATACATATAAAATTATTATAAAAATGTATCCTGATAATGAATTGAATTATTATATTGATATTGCCCGTACTTATGAAGAGGCAGAAAATTATAATGAGGCTATTGATTATTACAATAAAGCTATAGAAATTGACAGTGAAAATTCGGACTATTATATTAATATTGCTGAAATATATAAAAAATTAGAAAACTATGAAGAAGCTGTTAATTATTATAATAAAGCTATAGAAATTTTAAATGAGCCATGCGAATATCATGAAAAATTAGCAGAATGTTATGAAAGTCTTGAAAAATACAATAATTCTATAGAAGCATATAAAGAATATTTAAAAATAGATTATAAACCATTCTTATATGATATATATACAAATGGCAGCAGTAAACTTGATACATTAAAAAAGATTGCTTCTTTATATGATAAACTTAATGATATAGAAAATAGAAATTTATATTATGAAAAAGCCATAAAAAAATGCAGAAAACTTATAAAAAAAGATAAGAGAAACAAAAAAAGATATTTAAAAGAAATAGCATATATTTATATAAAAATAGGAAATAAAGAAAAAGCCTTTGAAATATATAATGACTTAATAAAAAACTATAATAAAAAAATATCAAGAAATAAAAATAATTATGGGCTTTTTGAAAAACAGGCTAATTTATATTTGAAAATTGATGATAAAGAAAGTACATTAGAAACATACAATAAAGCTATAGAAGTATGCCTTAAAAATATAAAAAGTTTTGAAAATAAAAAAATATCGATTTCAGATAATGATGATAAAAATAAAATAAGTTCTTATATGGAAGGTTTATCATATTTAGCATTTTTCTATCAAAAAGTTTCAAAACCAGAAAACTGTATTAATATTTATGAAAAACTTATAAAAATATATGAAGAAAATATAACAGATGATGAAGAGAGTACATTTTACTTAGAATCTATTGCAGAGCTTTATATAAAATTAAATCAAAAAGATAATGCTTTAAAAACATATAAAAGGATTTTAGAAATAGATAAAGATAATAATGAAGCAAAAGAAAAAATAAAAGATATAGAATCAGGAAAAGAGGTAGAAACAGCAGACATTTTTGAATTATGGAATAGGAAGTATAAACAATAG
- the hcp gene encoding hydroxylamine reductase, giving the protein MDNKMFCYQCQETMNNTGCVISGVCGKKPDLAYLEDLLVHVTKGLSNITTAIRKEGGKVDKKINHDITFNLFTTITNANFDKEVFYKRIEYTSKLCNELANQVKDKSLILEESLWTPKSKEDIYAKSKTVGILEEKNEDIRSLKETVVYGVKGLSAYIRHANMLDYENENVDAFIQRALNETLRNDINADELLSLVLETGKNGVDGMALLDKANTSTYGNPEITKVNIGVGTNPGILVSGHDLKDIEILLKQTEGTGVDVYTHSEMLPAHYYPELKKYKHFVGNYGGAWWDQRKDFENFNGPILMTTNCIVPPLESYKDRVYTTGAAGYEGLKHIESHTDKENDKDFTPIIEHAKKCKAPKEIESGFIVGGFAHNQVLSLKDKIAEAVKSGAIKRFIVMGGCDGRHKEREYYTEFAKKLPKDTIILTAGCAKYRYNKLDLGDINGIPRVLDAGQCNDSYSLAVIALGLKDLFGLEDINDLPIVYNIAWYEQKAVIVLLALLYLGVKNIHLGPTVPGFLSPNVVNILVSKFGISGITNVDEDLKKFNLTA; this is encoded by the coding sequence ATGGATAATAAAATGTTTTGTTATCAATGTCAGGAAACAATGAATAATACAGGCTGTGTTATATCAGGAGTATGCGGTAAAAAGCCAGATTTAGCATATTTAGAAGATTTACTTGTACATGTAACTAAAGGACTTTCTAATATAACAACTGCTATAAGAAAAGAAGGTGGAAAAGTAGATAAAAAAATTAATCATGATATAACATTCAATTTATTTACCACAATAACAAATGCCAACTTTGATAAAGAAGTTTTTTATAAAAGAATAGAATATACTTCAAAACTTTGTAATGAATTAGCAAATCAGGTAAAGGATAAATCATTAATACTTGAAGAATCTTTATGGACACCTAAAAGTAAAGAAGATATATATGCTAAATCAAAAACTGTGGGAATACTAGAAGAAAAAAATGAAGATATAAGAAGTTTAAAAGAAACAGTTGTATATGGAGTTAAGGGATTAAGTGCTTATATAAGGCATGCCAATATGCTTGATTATGAGAATGAAAATGTAGATGCATTCATACAAAGAGCTTTAAATGAAACATTAAGAAATGATATAAATGCTGATGAGCTTTTGTCATTGGTGCTTGAAACAGGAAAAAATGGAGTTGATGGAATGGCTTTACTTGATAAAGCTAATACATCTACTTACGGCAATCCAGAAATTACAAAGGTAAATATAGGTGTTGGTACAAATCCTGGTATATTAGTTTCAGGACATGATTTAAAGGACATAGAAATATTATTAAAGCAGACAGAGGGTACAGGAGTAGATGTATATACTCATTCAGAAATGCTTCCTGCTCACTATTATCCGGAATTAAAAAAATATAAACATTTTGTAGGAAATTATGGCGGAGCTTGGTGGGATCAAAGAAAAGATTTTGAAAACTTTAATGGTCCGATACTTATGACTACAAACTGTATAGTACCGCCTTTAGAAAGTTATAAAGATAGAGTATATACAACAGGTGCTGCTGGTTATGAAGGATTGAAACATATAGAAAGTCATACTGATAAAGAAAATGATAAAGACTTTACTCCTATAATAGAGCATGCAAAAAAATGTAAAGCCCCTAAAGAAATAGAAAGCGGTTTTATAGTGGGAGGATTTGCACATAATCAGGTATTATCTCTTAAAGATAAAATAGCTGAAGCCGTTAAATCTGGAGCTATAAAAAGATTCATTGTAATGGGCGGTTGTGATGGAAGACATAAAGAAAGAGAATATTATACTGAGTTTGCTAAAAAACTTCCTAAAGATACTATAATATTAACAGCAGGATGTGCTAAATACAGATATAATAAATTGGATTTAGGGGATATTAACGGTATACCTAGAGTATTAGATGCAGGTCAGTGCAATGATTCTTATTCATTAGCAGTTATTGCTTTGGGACTTAAAGATTTATTTGGTTTAGAAGATATTAATGATTTACCTATAGTTTATAATATAGCTTGGTATGAACAGAAAGCTGTAATAGTTTTACTTGCTCTTTTATATTTAGGAGTTAAAAATATACATCTTGGACCTACAGTACCTGGCTTCTTATCGCCTAATGTAGTTAATATATTAGTTTCAAAATTTGGAATATCTGGAATAACTAATGTTGATGAAGATTTGAAAAAATTTAATTTAACAGCATAA
- the thiE gene encoding thiamine phosphate synthase, whose protein sequence is MKSIQDIINTKDINKRREILKEKYFKDSIYCVTAEDFSNGRNNIEVVKSMLESGIKIIQYREKDNPNKYMREKYEECLKIRELTKEYDALFIIDDYADLAIAVEADGVHIGQKDMPIEVVRKIVGYDKIVGLSTTNEKQAEKAIHTSADYIGIGPIFSTNTKPDANEATGIDYLDYVVKNLDIPFVCIGGIKLNNMDLLIEHKAMSLCMLTEIVSSEDIKAKCELLIKKMKRL, encoded by the coding sequence ATGAAAAGTATACAAGATATAATAAATACAAAAGATATAAATAAAAGAAGAGAGATATTAAAAGAGAAATATTTTAAAGATTCAATATACTGCGTAACAGCAGAAGATTTCTCTAACGGCAGAAATAATATTGAAGTTGTAAAATCAATGCTTGAATCCGGAATTAAAATCATTCAGTACAGAGAAAAAGACAACCCTAATAAATATATGCGTGAAAAGTATGAAGAATGCTTAAAGATTAGAGAGCTTACGAAAGAGTATGATGCTTTGTTTATAATAGATGATTATGCTGATTTGGCAATTGCAGTTGAAGCTGACGGAGTTCATATAGGACAAAAAGATATGCCTATCGAAGTAGTAAGAAAAATTGTAGGATACGATAAAATAGTTGGTCTTTCTACCACTAATGAAAAACAGGCAGAAAAAGCCATTCATACAAGTGCTGATTATATTGGAATAGGACCTATATTTTCAACTAATACTAAACCTGATGCTAATGAAGCTACTGGTATTGATTATCTTGATTATGTAGTTAAAAATTTAGATATTCCTTTCGTTTGTATAGGCGGAATAAAATTAAATAATATGGATTTGCTTATAGAACATAAAGCTATGAGTTTATGCATGCTTACAGAGATAGTATCTTCTGAGGATATAAAAGCTAAATGCGAACTTCTAATCAAAAAAATGAAAAGATTATAA
- a CDS encoding thermonuclease family protein → MRTSNQKNEKIIKACIYTVIIIFAFIFIIKTSNLKESKDLIIDSKSIISMIENNKASIIYDYIKNRDKVYVLYAGNDDKKYIKTHFPSIKFICKFKLIFYTLFFKDKIMFYASDDKLIDKLRFFKIHYSHVVLDINYINSDEYLTLKDSYNTKLFLSFTNKDFYNIDSNYNKELSKYLKALDKNSIRVVDGDTIKYKDNYYRFIGLDAPELKQNYGTNVKDYVENKINNASNVSMLVGSYDAFGRILCHLFIDDTPLAYSMMKDKQAKETIMKYGDNGFVNIASNIVYLSKFQGRRPFTDPAKFRSENR, encoded by the coding sequence ATGCGAACTTCTAATCAAAAAAATGAAAAGATTATAAAGGCTTGTATTTATACTGTCATTATAATATTTGCTTTTATTTTTATTATAAAAACTTCTAATCTTAAAGAAAGCAAAGATTTAATCATTGACTCAAAATCAATAATAAGCATGATAGAAAATAATAAAGCAAGCATTATATATGATTATATAAAAAACAGAGATAAAGTTTATGTATTGTATGCTGGAAATGATGATAAAAAATATATAAAAACTCATTTTCCAAGCATAAAATTTATATGCAAGTTCAAACTAATTTTTTATACTTTATTTTTCAAAGACAAAATTATGTTTTATGCTAGCGATGATAAGCTGATTGATAAACTTAGATTTTTTAAAATTCATTATAGCCATGTAGTTTTAGATATTAACTATATAAACAGCGATGAATATTTAACTCTAAAAGATTCTTACAATACAAAACTTTTTCTATCATTTACAAATAAAGATTTTTATAATATAGATTCCAACTACAATAAAGAGCTGTCAAAATATTTAAAAGCCCTCGATAAAAATTCTATAAGAGTGGTAGACGGCGATACTATAAAATACAAAGATAATTATTACAGATTTATAGGACTTGATGCACCTGAATTAAAACAGAACTATGGAACCAATGTTAAAGACTATGTTGAAAACAAAATTAATAATGCTTCAAATGTTAGCATGCTCGTAGGCTCTTATGATGCTTTTGGGCGTATACTATGTCATTTATTTATAGATGATACTCCATTAGCATATTCTATGATGAAAGACAAGCAAGCCAAAGAAACCATAATGAAATACGGAGATAACGGATTTGTAAATATAGCAAGCAATATAGTTTATTTATCGAAATTTCAAGGTAGACGCCCATTCACAGATCCAGCCAAATTCAGAAGCGAGAACAGATAA
- a CDS encoding RrF2 family transcriptional regulator translates to MIQISEASAIALHSVVYISIKDFASLKDIADRFDVSSNHLSKVLQMLVKAGYITSSKGPAGGFRIAEGKENTSFLEIYETIEGKNWERSCLFHSKCDKYCSSCIMGDLVNDINRKFKNYMESHTIKDHYLLDKDFKINKKTNDKK, encoded by the coding sequence ATGATTCAAATATCAGAAGCTTCAGCTATAGCATTACATTCTGTTGTATATATATCTATAAAAGATTTTGCATCTCTAAAGGATATAGCAGATAGATTTGATGTATCTTCAAATCATTTATCAAAAGTACTTCAAATGCTTGTAAAGGCTGGATATATTACTTCTTCAAAAGGTCCGGCCGGAGGATTTAGAATAGCTGAAGGAAAAGAAAATACTTCATTTCTTGAAATATATGAAACTATAGAAGGCAAGAATTGGGAAAGAAGCTGTTTGTTTCATTCTAAATGTGACAAATATTGTTCAAGCTGTATAATGGGTGATTTAGTTAATGATATAAATAGAAAATTCAAAAATTATATGGAAAGCCATACTATAAAAGATCATTATCTGTTAGATAAAGATTTTAAAATAAATAAAAAAACAAATGATAAAAAATAA
- a CDS encoding tetratricopeptide repeat protein: protein MYKTIKEKIKEAKEILSNESENKEALKTLYTSYMQIENYKKSKIYLEKYLEIEKNNYNAWKILGNYLDMYGNFKEAEKAYLKALEINDKDIRVFANLARTYIELDDKDNAYKTIQKAIELKSSDETITIEISNILCSINKYDEAINLLENFYQNCYSKSLTEQLAYIYETVHSYDNAVELYKLLYDEKSLLNIYLYSTNQFKEAAKICRKNIYRDYYDYGYELADIYLFLGYSKKAIKILKLAKDNDKHFYMLAYMERLAKIYESIKKYSKAAYMREKMADIDPDEEINWAYLSKYRFLSNDYDRAIEAAKEALKIDKDYIVPLYYLAASYKKQGKDKKAYKIYNKLISNFENRAEILKNFYYKNMYKYCETEEEKEDFHNTDWKYERVSKEELLYTLLSYKDLVEYQKIKEVFNDYIYREKDNNKKDIHFFESKNIKTYMNEFHYNDGYITSIEIGEIFEELEMYEEALFIYFDVLNKYSYDEKIGIYHRLYSCYKKLNKDDLAKEILNIAKDIGINTNNFDE, encoded by the coding sequence ATGTATAAAACTATAAAAGAAAAAATTAAAGAAGCAAAAGAAATATTATCAAATGAATCAGAAAATAAAGAAGCATTAAAAACACTATACACATCATATATGCAGATTGAAAACTATAAAAAATCAAAAATATATTTAGAGAAATATTTGGAGATAGAAAAAAATAATTATAATGCTTGGAAAATATTAGGTAATTACTTGGATATGTATGGTAATTTTAAAGAAGCTGAAAAAGCATATTTGAAGGCTCTTGAAATTAATGATAAAGATATAAGAGTATTTGCTAATTTAGCAAGAACTTATATTGAATTAGATGATAAAGATAATGCCTATAAAACTATACAAAAAGCTATTGAATTAAAAAGCAGCGATGAAACAATTACAATAGAAATATCAAATATTCTATGTTCGATAAATAAATATGATGAAGCTATTAATCTGCTTGAAAATTTTTATCAAAACTGTTATTCAAAATCTTTAACTGAACAATTAGCATATATTTATGAAACAGTACATAGTTATGATAATGCTGTAGAGTTATATAAATTATTATATGATGAAAAATCACTTTTAAATATATATCTATACTCAACAAATCAATTCAAAGAAGCAGCAAAAATTTGCAGAAAAAATATATACAGGGATTATTACGATTACGGATATGAATTAGCTGATATATATTTATTTCTAGGATACAGTAAAAAAGCAATAAAAATACTGAAATTGGCGAAAGATAATGATAAACATTTTTATATGCTAGCTTATATGGAAAGATTAGCTAAAATTTATGAGTCTATTAAAAAATATTCCAAAGCAGCATATATGAGAGAAAAAATGGCTGATATTGATCCTGATGAAGAAATAAACTGGGCTTATTTATCAAAATACAGATTTTTATCTAATGATTATGACAGAGCAATAGAAGCAGCAAAAGAAGCATTAAAAATAGATAAAGACTATATAGTTCCTTTATATTATCTTGCTGCAAGTTATAAAAAACAGGGAAAAGATAAAAAGGCTTATAAAATATATAATAAATTAATAAGTAATTTTGAAAACAGAGCGGAAATATTAAAAAACTTTTATTATAAAAATATGTATAAGTACTGTGAAACAGAAGAAGAAAAAGAAGATTTTCATAATACTGATTGGAAATATGAAAGAGTTAGTAAAGAAGAATTATTATACACATTATTAAGCTATAAAGATTTAGTAGAATATCAAAAAATAAAAGAAGTTTTTAATGATTACATATACAGAGAAAAAGATAATAATAAAAAAGATATACATTTTTTTGAAAGTAAAAATATAAAAACATACATGAATGAATTTCATTATAATGATGGTTATATAACTTCTATTGAAATTGGAGAAATATTTGAAGAATTAGAAATGTATGAAGAAGCTTTATTTATATATTTTGATGTTCTAAATAAATATTCTTATGATGAAAAAATAGGCATTTATCATAGACTTTACAGCTGTTATAAAAAATTAAATAAAGATGATTTGGCAAAAGAAATATTGAACATAGCAAAAGACATAGGAATTAATACAAATAATTTTGATGAATAA